One window of Entelurus aequoreus isolate RoL-2023_Sb linkage group LG06, RoL_Eaeq_v1.1, whole genome shotgun sequence genomic DNA carries:
- the LOC133652041 gene encoding uncharacterized protein LOC133652041 — MMDLSKSFSVVPRSHAPVQDLAKKPEWYHRRPASPHLDAPCRTRATLRPDAGAGVEPGSYSNASLSPGLYRDGVHGDLWCSGFYGADDMDSSGEGEEDSASSSDVIVLLSTSKQPLLCAPFVGDGVRHVVESAAASSPGFCRQGTALPSSPSRDSSSSEESSDSSGDIPPHHARPVVLLSDLSSVYADSAYSRVDASSDDSDVVEVPVTKVTLKRQNISRQRRNLENAEQIEAPPTEGKRSGRISKCPVFSRLPRHRLTRRAKKDAVGIYYESCDSGDVMTYALRSSSSDEARPPAAAQCAVAPTPSKTKAEPQRDCQIPLAARRRTPTKPREVTAKRSGRGKGAGKRAAALTRQRAVLARFSPPPAPIKVRDSKQKRRSSDIFCPFVRVQDHLCTVVNHKEDQQDGRLKDQTSTATSSGFLPKTSCFRLARHVAAGASPVTPLCYLCGHVTNARGLGDLHGPYYPDHVPRTSQGGEEERWIHEDCGAWSAGVFLVRGKLYGLEEAASATRHTVCSLCQRPGAIMGCSQKGCTQSYHYTCARHTGCVLNEDNFSMRCRQHHMTQHYQHQRHIKSELWRATRRHVR, encoded by the exons ATGATGGACCTGTCTAAGAGCTTCTCTGTAGTGCCCAGAAGCCACGCCCCCGTCCAGGACCTCGCCAAGAAGCCAGAGTGGTACCACAGACGCCCGGCCAGCCCTCACCTCGATGCCCCGTGCAGGACCAGAGCCACGTTGCGGCCCGATGCGGGCGCCGGCGTGGAGCCGGGCAGCTACTCGAACGCTAGCCTCAGCCCCGGCCTTTACCGCGACGGCGTTCATGGCGACCTTTGGTGTTCCGGCTTCTACGGGGCCGATGACATGGACAGCAGCGGCGAGGGCGAGGAAGACAGCGCCAGCAGCTCTGACGTCATTGTCCTGCTGTCCACGTCCAAGCAGCCACTCTTGTGCGCCCCCTTTGTCGGGGACGGCGTGCGACACGTGGTGGAGTCGGCCGCGGCGTCCTCGCCAGGCTTCTGTCGCCAAGGCACGGCGCTCCCGAGCTCGCCGAGCCGAGACAGCTCGTCCTCGGAGGAGTCGTCCGACAGCTCGGGCGACATCCCCCCGCATCACGCCAGACCCGTGGTCCTCCTGTCAGACCTGAGCTCCGTCTATGCTGACTCCGCCTACTCCCGCGTGGATGCCTCCAGCGATGACAGCGATGTGGTGGAAGTTCCCGTTACCAAGGTGACActaaaaagacaaaatatttcccGTCAAAGGAGGAATTTGGAGAATGCCGAGCAGATTGAAGCTCCGCCCACAGAGGGCAAACGCAGCGGCAGGATCAGCAAGTGCCCCGTTTTTTCTCGCCTCCCTCGCCACCGCTTGACGAGGCGCGCGAAAAAGGACGCAGTGGGAATTTATTACGAAAGTTGCGACTCTGGCGACGTGATGACGTACGCGCTGCGCTCGTCCAGCTCCGACGAGGCTCGTCCCCCTGCCGCCGCCCAGTGCGCTGTGGCTCCTACCCCATCCAAGACAAAGGCGGAGCCTCAGCGCGACTGCCAGATCCCGCTCGCCGCCCGCAGACGCACACCGACAAAACCGAGGGAGGTCACGGCAAAGCGGAGTGGGAGGGGCAAAGGAGCCGGCAAGAGGGCGGCGGCTTTGACGAGACAGCGAGCGGTGTTGGCCCGTTTCTCGCCGCCACCGGCGCCGATCAAAGTCCGAGATTCCAAACAGAAGAGGAGGAGTTCAGACATATTTTGTCCGTTTGTGCGTGTGCAGGACCATCTTTGCACGGTGGTCAACCACAAGGAAGACCAGCAGGACGGACGCCTGAAAGACCAAACGTCCACTGCCACGTCTTCCGGCTTCCTACCCAAGACTTCCTGTTTCCGTCTGGCTCGACACGTCGCCGCCGGCGCAAGTCCAGTGACGCCGCTGTGCTACCTCTGTGGTCACGTGACTAACGCCCGAGGCCTCGGCGACCTCCACGGACCCTACTATCCTGACCACGTCCCCCGGACCAGCCAGGGTGGGGAAGAGGAGCGTTGGATCCATGAGGACTGCGGCGCCTGGAGCGCCGGCGTCTTCCTGGTCAGAGGGAAGCTGTACGGCCTGGAGGAGGCGGCGAGCGCCACACGCCACACG GTGTGCTCCTTGTGCCAGCGACCTGGAGCTATTATGGGATGTTCCCAGAAAGGTTGCACGCAAAGTTATCACTACACCTGTGCACGCCACACAG gttgCGTTCTAAACGAGGACAACTTCTCCATGAGATGTCGCCAGCATCACATGACGCAGCATTACCAACATCAAAGACACATAAAG AGTGAGTTGTGGCGAGCGACGCGGCGACATGTCAGGTGA